The following are encoded together in the Montipora capricornis isolate CH-2021 chromosome 5, ASM3666992v2, whole genome shotgun sequence genome:
- the LOC138049602 gene encoding uncharacterized protein isoform X1 — MKDLSAIDFKDNVRFVVRRYLKTLGIKVPKQKGSKTQLSVDSNKSGVFGVCLDKVPSVNVGEDFYCTVPKFLVDSANFLQQHLSTEGLFRKSGSIQRQKLLKQKADLGEELQNVQPHDVASLVKQFFRQLPEPLLTNHLHDCFIKTQRLEDEGDQIEAVLLLCLLLPIAHLTTLQFMMKFLAKVASCSQQSKMGTNNLAIVLTPNLIHSTKREGNSAASEKQLKEQTAVIDTLLRNAEKIGLVSEDIYERAKMIDDDIVDSLTQSSGDELDVDYIKRGNKRQSRPRSRTGSLSGFVTGLGQRFKTSSSRAPHAPFNGNPAHRRSKSVKAELMRNKEKYCLDDAVLDKKEDCELENFVLRNSQRMSLRLYNKRRPNDPNVSTLSPSSKRRALLTDVTNDQGISHPRLVSASTQMFTTPIKPLMPSKPLHQMVKPGHSRILLSNETEHVKVVDTMSYVPSPNGKCSSPAMSSSSNDLLVQSPGNSKNGTPRRRIRRRHSSGATSCFSNSPRNKHQDSSKNTAAAKESTNCNDRPHSPSVVVTNDAFETSHIFVAATLEPVDTAEARVRYTGSALPCKYHQATPPMPTAVKPELRKVLSQKI, encoded by the exons ATGAAGGATTTATCTGCCATCGATTTTAAAGACAATGTTCGATTTGTTGTGAGGCGTTATCTCAAGACTCTGGGAATTAAAGTTCCCAAGCAGAAAGGCAGCAAAACCCAA CTATCTGTTGACAGCAACAAAAGTGGAGTATTTGGGGTGTGTCTGGATAAGGTGCCATCTGTCAATGTAGGAGAAGATTTTTACTGCACTGTCCCTAA ATTCTTGGTGGATTCTGCAAACTTTCTACAGCAACATTTATCAACAGAAGGTCTCTTTAGAAAGTCTGGATCAATTCAACGTCAGAAGCTGCTCAAG CAAAAAGCTGATCTTGGAGAAGAACTCCAAAATGTGCAGCCTCATGATGTTGCAAGCTTGGTAAAGCAGTTCTTTAGGCAGTTACCTGAGCCATTGTTAACCAACCACCTCCATGACTGCTTCATTAAAACCCAGCGTTTAGAAGATGAGGGTGATCAAATTGAGGCTGTTCTACTTCTTTGTCTTCTGCTTCCCATTGCACATCTCACCACTCTACAGTTCATGATGAAGTTCCTGGCCAAAGTTGCTTCATGCTCACAGCAAAGCAAAATGGGAACCAATAATCTAGCTATTGTCTTAACTCCCAATCTGATTCACAGCACAAAAAGGGAAGGAAACAGTGCTGCATCTGAGAAGCAATTGAAGGAACAGACTGCTGTTATAGATACacttttgagaaatgctgaaAAAATTGGCTTGGTTAGCGAGGACATCTATGAACGAGCAAAAATGATTGATGATGATATTGTTGATTCCTTGACTCAATCATCTGGCGATGAATTGGATGTTGACTACATAAAAAGGGGCAACAAGAGACAGTCGCGACCAAGGTCTAGAACTGGCTCACTTTCTG GGTTTGTGACTGGTCTAGGCCAAAGGTTCAAAACTTCATCATCTCGAGCGCCTCATGCTCCTTTCAATGGTAACCCTGCCCACAGACGTTCCAAAAGTGTCAAAGCTGAACTAATGCGAAACAAGGAAAAGTATTGTCTTGATGATGCTGTTTTGGACAAGAAAG AAGACTGCGAGCTGGAGAATTTTGTGCTCCGCAACAGTCAAAGGATGAGCCTAAGGCTTTACAACAAGCGTCGACCAAATGATCCTAATGTCTCAACACTGTCTCCTTCAAGTAAAAG GCGAGCACTGCTGACTGATGTGACCAATGATCAGGGAATTAGTCATCCACGTCTTGTGTCAGCTTCCACTCAGATGTTCACAACACCTATAAAACCACTGATGCCTTCAAAACCACTGCATCAAATGG TTAAGCCAGGACACAGTAGGATCCTTTTGTCAAACGAAACAGAGCATGTTAAGGTTGTGGATACCATGTCTTATGTGCCATCGCCAAATGGCAAATGCTCATCTCCAGCCATGTCATCATCCAGCAATGATTTGTTGGTTCAGTCACCTGGCAACAGCAAGAATGGAACTCCAAGAAGAAGGATAAGACGAAG GCACTCATCTGGTGCTACAAGTTGCTTTTCCAACTCTCCACGAAACAAACATCAGGACAGTTCTAAGAATACT GCAGCTGCCAAGGAATCTACAAATTGCAATGATCGACCTCACAGTCCATCTGTAGTGGTGACAAATGATGCATTTGAAACAAGCCACATCTTTGTTGCAGCCACTTTGGAACCTGTTGACACTGCAGAGGCCCGTGTGCGGTATACCGGATCAGCTTTACCTTGTAAATACCACCAAGCAACTCCTCCCATGCCAACTGCAGTTAAACCTGAGCTCCGAAAGGTCTTGTCTCAGAAGATTTGA
- the LOC138049602 gene encoding rho GTPase-activating protein gacII-like isoform X2, whose translation MKDLSAIDFKDNVRFVVRRYLKTLGIKVPKQKGSKTQLSVDSNKSGVFGVCLDKVPSVNVGEDFYCTVPKFLVDSANFLQQHLSTEGLFRKSGSIQRQKLLKQKADLGEELQNVQPHDVASLVKQFFRQLPEPLLTNHLHDCFIKTQRLEDEGDQIEAVLLLCLLLPIAHLTTLQFMMKFLAKVASCSQQSKMGTNNLAIVLTPNLIHSTKREGNSAASEKQLKEQTAVIDTLLRNAEKIGLVSEDIYERAKMIDDDIVDSLTQSSGDELDVDYIKRGNKRQSRPRSRTGSLSGFVTGLGQRFKTSSSRAPHAPFNGNPAHRRSKSVKAELMRNKEKYCLDDAVLDKKDCELENFVLRNSQRMSLRLYNKRRPNDPNVSTLSPSSKRRALLTDVTNDQGISHPRLVSASTQMFTTPIKPLMPSKPLHQMVKPGHSRILLSNETEHVKVVDTMSYVPSPNGKCSSPAMSSSSNDLLVQSPGNSKNGTPRRRIRRRHSSGATSCFSNSPRNKHQDSSKNTAAAKESTNCNDRPHSPSVVVTNDAFETSHIFVAATLEPVDTAEARVRYTGSALPCKYHQATPPMPTAVKPELRKVLSQKI comes from the exons ATGAAGGATTTATCTGCCATCGATTTTAAAGACAATGTTCGATTTGTTGTGAGGCGTTATCTCAAGACTCTGGGAATTAAAGTTCCCAAGCAGAAAGGCAGCAAAACCCAA CTATCTGTTGACAGCAACAAAAGTGGAGTATTTGGGGTGTGTCTGGATAAGGTGCCATCTGTCAATGTAGGAGAAGATTTTTACTGCACTGTCCCTAA ATTCTTGGTGGATTCTGCAAACTTTCTACAGCAACATTTATCAACAGAAGGTCTCTTTAGAAAGTCTGGATCAATTCAACGTCAGAAGCTGCTCAAG CAAAAAGCTGATCTTGGAGAAGAACTCCAAAATGTGCAGCCTCATGATGTTGCAAGCTTGGTAAAGCAGTTCTTTAGGCAGTTACCTGAGCCATTGTTAACCAACCACCTCCATGACTGCTTCATTAAAACCCAGCGTTTAGAAGATGAGGGTGATCAAATTGAGGCTGTTCTACTTCTTTGTCTTCTGCTTCCCATTGCACATCTCACCACTCTACAGTTCATGATGAAGTTCCTGGCCAAAGTTGCTTCATGCTCACAGCAAAGCAAAATGGGAACCAATAATCTAGCTATTGTCTTAACTCCCAATCTGATTCACAGCACAAAAAGGGAAGGAAACAGTGCTGCATCTGAGAAGCAATTGAAGGAACAGACTGCTGTTATAGATACacttttgagaaatgctgaaAAAATTGGCTTGGTTAGCGAGGACATCTATGAACGAGCAAAAATGATTGATGATGATATTGTTGATTCCTTGACTCAATCATCTGGCGATGAATTGGATGTTGACTACATAAAAAGGGGCAACAAGAGACAGTCGCGACCAAGGTCTAGAACTGGCTCACTTTCTG GGTTTGTGACTGGTCTAGGCCAAAGGTTCAAAACTTCATCATCTCGAGCGCCTCATGCTCCTTTCAATGGTAACCCTGCCCACAGACGTTCCAAAAGTGTCAAAGCTGAACTAATGCGAAACAAGGAAAAGTATTGTCTTGATGATGCTGTTTTGGACAAGAAAG ACTGCGAGCTGGAGAATTTTGTGCTCCGCAACAGTCAAAGGATGAGCCTAAGGCTTTACAACAAGCGTCGACCAAATGATCCTAATGTCTCAACACTGTCTCCTTCAAGTAAAAG GCGAGCACTGCTGACTGATGTGACCAATGATCAGGGAATTAGTCATCCACGTCTTGTGTCAGCTTCCACTCAGATGTTCACAACACCTATAAAACCACTGATGCCTTCAAAACCACTGCATCAAATGG TTAAGCCAGGACACAGTAGGATCCTTTTGTCAAACGAAACAGAGCATGTTAAGGTTGTGGATACCATGTCTTATGTGCCATCGCCAAATGGCAAATGCTCATCTCCAGCCATGTCATCATCCAGCAATGATTTGTTGGTTCAGTCACCTGGCAACAGCAAGAATGGAACTCCAAGAAGAAGGATAAGACGAAG GCACTCATCTGGTGCTACAAGTTGCTTTTCCAACTCTCCACGAAACAAACATCAGGACAGTTCTAAGAATACT GCAGCTGCCAAGGAATCTACAAATTGCAATGATCGACCTCACAGTCCATCTGTAGTGGTGACAAATGATGCATTTGAAACAAGCCACATCTTTGTTGCAGCCACTTTGGAACCTGTTGACACTGCAGAGGCCCGTGTGCGGTATACCGGATCAGCTTTACCTTGTAAATACCACCAAGCAACTCCTCCCATGCCAACTGCAGTTAAACCTGAGCTCCGAAAGGTCTTGTCTCAGAAGATTTGA